Below is a genomic region from Spirosoma radiotolerans.
TACTTGCTCTTGTAACACTATCTCATGAGTATACCGCTTCTCATACTGGTCTCTTGAACGAACACAATCCAAGTCTGATATTTCATTGTTGTAGAGATGACTTATCTTCCGAGCTAAATCTTGCTCATCACCAGCAGCAAAAAAGCTAGCACAATCCCCTACAATAGAACGTAGATTAGGATTATCTGCGCATAATACAGGTGTGCCAGTAGACAATGCTTCAAGTATAACTGTTGGTAGACCTTCATACCATACAGAAGGGACAACGAGTGCTTTACATTGCTTTAGATATTCTACGACGACCTCCCTAGGTTGTTGTCCCAAATATTCGACCATTGGAAACCCTCGACTTAATTCATCAACACTATCCCGCAAAGGGCCATCGCCTATAATTTTTATATTTATAGGTGGTAACTTCCTAATCGAATCTAGTAAGGTACTAATTCCCTTTTCCGGAGACAGACGGCCGATATACAGAATAAAATTTTTCCTACTAGATGGTGTAACATAACCCAAATCTGATATAGAATTTGGCTTTACGGTTATCTGGTCAGATGATAAATTCAGTGATGATTGCAAAATTTTAGTTTTCGCAAAATCAGTCAAAACAACATACTTGTCTACTTTTTTCCAGGTATTGATTACTTTATGTAATGATGTAACTAATGTCAATTGCGCTGATTGTAGCCTTGAATTTCTGAAGCACTTATATCTAATTCCATCCAAAGGGACTGTTTTACTTACACAACGCTCACATGGAACTTCACCTTCTCTCATTAGAAAAACGCCACTACATACCAATCTGTAATTATGTAGTGTCATGACTACAGGTACACCTAATCTTTTTACTGCTGATATGATTGATGGAGAAGCGGTGTAAAATAAATTGTGTATATGTACTACATCTGGCTTGAAGGTACATATAGTCATTTCTACTATCTTAGCTGATTCGTTATTGTAAAATGTTTTTAAACCTGCAACTAGCTTGTAGGCGCCTTTCTCTTTAGAGAAACTTTCGTTATTAAAAATCAGAACCTCCACATCAAAACCAGCAGCTTTCAGCAAACTAACTTCTTGATCGAAGATAACGTCTTCACCACCATGTTGTTGATAACGATTATGTATAAAAAGTATTTTCATAATTATTAGAGCATTCATTTCCGGCTACATGCGCAAACCAGCGTAAGTTTTTAATCGGTTAAACACTCTTATGGGTATACTATATTGCATTCTAAATTGCCTTTTATATGCTTCTATAGGTGTTACAACGCTAGGTAATTCAAAAGTCCGTCGTTCTCCATTATCAAGCATTGTTTTGTATCTATTGTACACATTAGTATGTGTAG
It encodes:
- a CDS encoding glycosyltransferase gives rise to the protein MKILFIHNRYQQHGGEDVIFDQEVSLLKAAGFDVEVLIFNNESFSKEKGAYKLVAGLKTFYNNESAKIVEMTICTFKPDVVHIHNLFYTASPSIISAVKRLGVPVVMTLHNYRLVCSGVFLMREGEVPCERCVSKTVPLDGIRYKCFRNSRLQSAQLTLVTSLHKVINTWKKVDKYVVLTDFAKTKILQSSLNLSSDQITVKPNSISDLGYVTPSSRKNFILYIGRLSPEKGISTLLDSIRKLPPINIKIIGDGPLRDSVDELSRGFPMVEYLGQQPREVVVEYLKQCKALVVPSVWYEGLPTVILEALSTGTPVLCADNPNLRSIVGDCASFFAAGDEQDLARKISHLYNNEISDLDCVRSRDQYEKRYTHEIVLQEQVDIYSSLVVRARISEHYLPDTV